A stretch of Aedes aegypti strain LVP_AGWG chromosome 2, AaegL5.0 Primary Assembly, whole genome shotgun sequence DNA encodes these proteins:
- the LOC5575508 gene encoding mite allergen Der f 3 isoform X2, with amino-acid sequence MTRCPAMCRSIIVFLFGSVLVHPTVSDEPNPASPVPRIVGGYGIAISALPFICSIRQRASAAPVDDGQWNRWCGGTVLNENWLLTSAHCIFGVDIARLLVVCGLRQARTIQQAQIKPDYVNGRKGNDLALVLLKKALVFDENVQPIPVFDQQMLPSNAATIIGYGLTSYDEVGWQPRSLQAALVPILSYEQCYQRLGYLAAYLTADIICTDNGVTAAGTCSGDSGGPVIIAMERQAFNLLAIPSWTVSPCGSGPSMHTLVASHIDWILDVITPNLVRNK; translated from the exons ATGACGAGATGCCCAGCCATGTGTCGTTCAATCATTGTCTTTCTTTTCGGTTCCGTTTTGGTCCATCCGACGGTTTCTG ATGAGCCCAATCCTGCATCACCAGTCCCTCGAATCGTTGGAGGATACGGTATTGCCATCAGCGCACTTCCTTTCATTTGTTCCATCCGTCAACGAGCTTCGGCGGCGCCAGTGGATGACGGACAATGGAATCGGTGGTGCGGAGGAACGGTCCTGAACGAAAACTGGCTGCTTACTTCCGCTCATTGCATTTTCGGAGTGGATATCGCACGTTTATTGGTTGTTTGCGGCTTACGACAAGCCCGAACTATCCAGCAAGCACAAATAAAACCGGATTACGTAAACGGAAGAAAGGGAAACGATTTGGCGTTG GTTCTGCTCAAAAAAGCACTggttttcgatgaaaatgtacAACCTATTCCAGTTTTCGATCAGCAGATGCTTCCATCCAACGCAGCAACTATCATTGGCTACGGATTAACTTCTTACGATGAGGTTGGTTGGCAACCACGTTCTTTACAG GCTGCTTTAGTTCCAATACTCTCATACGAACAATGCTACCAACGACTTGGCTATCTAGCGGCTTATCTAACAGCTGATATCATCTGCACTGATAATGGCGTAACCGCTGCCGGAACCTGTTCAGGGGATTCCGGAGGTCCAGTCATCATTGCTATGGAGCGGCAAGCTTTTAACCTACTAGCGATACCCTCGTGGACGGTTAGTCCTTGTGGAAGTGGACCATCAATGCATACTTTGGTGGCGTCTCATATTGACTGGATTCTCGATGTCATCACTCCGAATCTTGTGCGCAATAAATGA
- the LOC5575508 gene encoding trypsin-1 isoform X1 has translation MTRCPAMCRSIIVFLFGSVLVHPTVSVVPFFRCVDEPNPASPVPRIVGGYGIAISALPFICSIRQRASAAPVDDGQWNRWCGGTVLNENWLLTSAHCIFGVDIARLLVVCGLRQARTIQQAQIKPDYVNGRKGNDLALVLLKKALVFDENVQPIPVFDQQMLPSNAATIIGYGLTSYDEVGWQPRSLQAALVPILSYEQCYQRLGYLAAYLTADIICTDNGVTAAGTCSGDSGGPVIIAMERQAFNLLAIPSWTVSPCGSGPSMHTLVASHIDWILDVITPNLVRNK, from the exons ATGACGAGATGCCCAGCCATGTGTCGTTCAATCATTGTCTTTCTTTTCGGTTCCGTTTTGGTCCATCCGACGGTTTCTG TCGTTCCATTCTTTCGCTGTGTAGATGAGCCCAATCCTGCATCACCAGTCCCTCGAATCGTTGGAGGATACGGTATTGCCATCAGCGCACTTCCTTTCATTTGTTCCATCCGTCAACGAGCTTCGGCGGCGCCAGTGGATGACGGACAATGGAATCGGTGGTGCGGAGGAACGGTCCTGAACGAAAACTGGCTGCTTACTTCCGCTCATTGCATTTTCGGAGTGGATATCGCACGTTTATTGGTTGTTTGCGGCTTACGACAAGCCCGAACTATCCAGCAAGCACAAATAAAACCGGATTACGTAAACGGAAGAAAGGGAAACGATTTGGCGTTG GTTCTGCTCAAAAAAGCACTggttttcgatgaaaatgtacAACCTATTCCAGTTTTCGATCAGCAGATGCTTCCATCCAACGCAGCAACTATCATTGGCTACGGATTAACTTCTTACGATGAGGTTGGTTGGCAACCACGTTCTTTACAG GCTGCTTTAGTTCCAATACTCTCATACGAACAATGCTACCAACGACTTGGCTATCTAGCGGCTTATCTAACAGCTGATATCATCTGCACTGATAATGGCGTAACCGCTGCCGGAACCTGTTCAGGGGATTCCGGAGGTCCAGTCATCATTGCTATGGAGCGGCAAGCTTTTAACCTACTAGCGATACCCTCGTGGACGGTTAGTCCTTGTGGAAGTGGACCATCAATGCATACTTTGGTGGCGTCTCATATTGACTGGATTCTCGATGTCATCACTCCGAATCTTGTGCGCAATAAATGA